CTTGTTGATAGAGTAAGAAGACTAGTATTTACCATTTTAAGAATCTGTGCTTAAGTGCAGATTTGAGGCTTCACAACAAAATCTTTTCATTTAATCCCTCAGGACATAGTTCTTGAAACACACCTCCCATGGTATTCTTCAAACACTCTTTAACATGTTCTGAAAGACCCCCGCAACCCCAGCACATACAAAGGaatacacaaatgtttattttatgagCATTCTGGTTGTTTGTCTTATAGATAgccataaatgtatacataaaatataaatttttctctgaaaattctaaaataaaccaCGCCTCTCCAAGAATAtattagcaaaaataataaaaatagaaaattctctTAAACACTCAAGTAACTCCTTTTCCTCCCTCATCTGTAATTTTAGGGCATCCTAGAACGTTTAAATGCTGGAGAGATTGTGATTGGAGATGGAGGGTTTGTCTTTGCACTGGAGAAGAGGGGCTATGTAAAGGCAGGACCCTGGACTCCTGAAGCTGCTGTGGAGCACCCAGAAGCAGGTTGGTGCAGAGCTCTATTGTAAGTTCTCATAAaggagccgggtgtggtggttcacgcctgtaatcccagcaactcaggaggctgaggtgggaagaccacttgagcccaggaattcaagaccagcctgggcacacgGGGAGACCCAGTCTCtcagaagttttttaaaaaattagctgggcatggtggtgcacgcctgtagtcacagctacttgggaggctgaggcagggggatcgcttgagctaTTTTATGCAAATGATTGTGTGTATTTGCAGTGCTTTTGTAATTGAGACTAAGTGGTAGCTAGAATTGATGGAAACCCCGAAGAGTCTTCCTGCAAGCTGGACCTCACCTGCAACATTTTTATATATCCGGTGCCTGGGCCTGACTTTTTCATGTTCTAGGCAACAAGAAAGGAGTGGTTATGCTACAGGCCCACAATCCCCTGTCCAAACCACATTTTGGGGCCAAATGTGTCTTGGAATCCAGGAATCTGGGGACATTAGAAAGTTAATACAGTAGCATATTATGTAACACTCCCAATGGACCCTGAAGCAGCCCCCATTGAAACACATTAATACATTTTTGCATCAAAATATATGACTACCTTTACTAACTGAAACATGTTTATCAATACCTTCATGTTGGTTCAGGTCATATTTTGCCCCCAAATGGTTTTGCTGCAAACTTACCCAACTGAAGAAATACTTCAGAATTTTATTCGACCTTTTAGAGTTTACTGTGGAATTTCAAAAACTTGCATTTCTCAAGCTAAATCTATAAGGCTAATCTCCAACTATGCTATGTACATATGTAATCATGTATCAATGTATACTTAGCTTCTATGATGttaaaataagtaatataatGAGGAGTTAAGGCCACAAAATGAAGGTAATCAATTAGTATAGGTGACATCATTGTGTAAAAGGGACTAGTCCTATCGTATTATGGGTTAGAGGATGAACCTAGGAACCTTGTGATCAGGAAAATGTAGGTGAAAGGATACTCAGAAATTACCAGCCTCATTCTCTTGCTAAAGTTCATGCCCAAAGTTATGGTTCTTGCACCCAGTGGAAGCAGTTTTAATTCAGCAATGAATTCAGGTTATTGGGGTCTGGAAGAGTTTGAGGAATCTGCCTTTCTGATAATTGCCCCCAGGTGACTCTAAGATGGATCATACTTAGAGAATTACTGCAGTTTTAGAAGCATGATGAATAATCAAGAGTGAGGAGTTGTCTTCAACTGTTTGAGATCACTGCCCTATGGAAAAATCTGATAAAAGTTTATAGACCTTCTGCActgtaaaatgtatttatacataaCAATTTGCACACATTTCCAGGGTTTTTTCATGAAACCTCTGGAAATCCACCCAAGGACCACGTAAGTGGACTTCATAGTTATAAACCATTTCTTCCCAGCGTCCAGAAACCTAGTATATAGGCCTTTCTGTCCTCTCCAACCACAGCAGCTCTGGGTTTATCTGACTGATATATGGGACTCCCTATATTTTTAATTGGTTCTGTTATTATAAAACAAGTTTGAAGCCCACTAATTTAGGGATGCTTTTGAGGTCCCACTGAGAACTTTCTATGATTAAAAAAATCATGGAAAATGACTACAAGCTTACAAatccattttctaaaatttaaaagcttttttcACTTATGTATTCATCTatttacaaacaaaaaccaaggtttctatgttccaggcactctACTGTACTACGCCTCTGGGATGCAAGAGATGAGTATAGACTCATCTCCTGTGTTAGTCCCAAGGGCTAAGAACTTCAGCGTCCTAGCAATTTCCTAGCCTCTCATATAGTTGCTCCTGGACCTTTGGATTTCATAAACctctgaaatttcaaaataattttcaggagCTGATATATTAATAGCATGCTGATTTCTTACTTTGCCCAGTTAATTCTCCTAACAAAAACAACCATCATCCAAGTTTCACTGTCATTTTATAAAAGGAGTTTTTTTCCACTATCTTACAATGGCAGTTTTTGACAAGGCTGAAAACAAAGATGGGTTGGGGAAACTTTTAAAAGAAGATGCCTATGCCTCACTccaaaccaattaaatcagaatatctGTGGATTTGACATTccaattcataatttaaaaaaaagtttgcagGGGATCTAATAGGCAACCATAGCTTAGGACagccattttaaaacaaatgataatttaTTAAACTGAATACATTTAGctatatgggaaaaaaaatcccaccatATTCCTCCAGCTGATAAAACTTTGCCATTTGGAGgcctcacacccataatcctagtactttgggaggctaaggcgggcagatcacttgaggtcaggagttcaagatcagcctggccaacatggcaaaaccctgcctctactgaaaatacaaaaaattaccaggcgtggtggcaggcgcctgtagtcccagctactcgggaggctgaggcaagagaatttcttgaacccaggaggcagaggttgcagtgagccaagatcacatcactgcacaccagcctgggtgacagaataaaactatctcaaaaaaaaacaaaaacaaaaaaacaaaaaaaaaaaaccttgccaTTTGGCATGCATCCGTGGATCTGTGTTTGGAAATCCTGCTCCAATTCTTATTTCACCCTGCTACCAGAATTATCTTTTGAAAAGACTGTACTAATCACATCATCCAGTTgcttaaaaactaaatatttccCTGATTCATGAACTCCAGCCATTCAAAGTACTTGTCATTCCCCCAAATGCTATGCCTGTTCCTGCCTTATTATctttgctcaggctgttctctctggagggaattcccttccccacctTCTCTGCCTGGCAATAGCACAGAATTCTTCCAAGTGCAGCTCAAATAATTCCTCATCTTCGGACCTCCTTGCCCCATGTCCTGGGTAGAAATGATCCCTTCTTCCTGCATAACCCAACCATGCAGTGCTGTAGTTAGTTATTTCTAGACAGACTGTAAAGTTGTCCAAAGACAGGATACTTGTGTCCGTGGGTGCCATCCACAAATACAGTCAATGAATGATAAACAAAGTAAACAATGAACAAGATGAGCAAATACAGGAATATGAGCATCCCCTGGCCACTCATTCATCTAGTCACAGCAGATTTGCAGGAGTTGCCAAGAGACTTCAGATCTACCTCTCATCTACCCCTAAGATGTGCAAATGTCAAGCAACCAGAAATTCAAGCAGTTATTTTCCTGCTTGTTTATCTGAGAGCCATTTGAAAACACTGTGGGttaataaacagaaattataCCTTTCCTCTTTCGCTCTCCCAGTTCGCCAGCTTCATCGAGAGTTCCTCAGAGCTGGCTCAAACGTCATGCAGACCTTCACCTTCTATGCGAGTGAAGACAAGCTGGAGAACAGGGGAAACTATGTCTTAGAGAAGATATCTGTGAGTAAAACCAGCTGTGGAACTTTTAGAAGGATATTGTTGACCCATTGCATCAACAAAGCTCCCATAGAGAAAAGGGTTCAGCCTCTTCAGAGTTTcgttttatttctaataatacaaaaatgagagGCGTGAATAACAGCCTTAGGTTTTATTTAGCTGTAATCCCCAAAATTAACAAAGAGGCATTTAGCAAAGCAGATGAAAGAAGAGGTATTTAATGATTAATGATTCTCCTAGTCTCCTAAGTTGCTGAGTAAATTGGGCATCCTTACAAATTCTTTCAtccttaatgtttttaaatgtagcaTGGCTAGAGGAAAGATCGTAGgcataataaataagtaaacctGGAATAGTGCCTGACTCAACCACATCTACTTTGTGATGTTGGACCAACCCCTTTACCCCATCAAGGCTGAGGTTTCCAAAATTCCATGAGTATACAGTGCTAGGTTTGGGgagctttttgtttgttgagCATAACAAACAACTTTTAAAGtctaaataattagaaaagacctacggtgaaaccccgtctctactaaaaaatacaaaaaactagccgggcgaggtggcgggcgcctgtggtcccagctacttgggaggctgaggcaggagaatggcgggaacccgggaggcggagcttgcagtgagccgagatccggccactgcactccagcctgggtgacagagcgagactccgtctcaaaaaaaaaaaaaaaaaaaaaaaaaagaccttattAGTTATGCACTTATCTGTTAATTGAgaatatacatacaaaaatgtCCTGAATTCTatagttatttaaatttaattttataaaagcaaatcatcaccaccactactaTTTGTTAGGTACTCTTCTAAGTGCATCTTAGGCACTGGAAGATACCAGATAACATCCTTCGATGTAAACACTTTTACCATCTCACACATCTTTGGTATAATGTAatgtcatatataatatatatttattgttactATCACTATTATTAGTGTTATTGTTATTGCAAACTGTTCAACTTGGTATAAAGCTTTGAACTATTCCATAACAGTCATTTTCTGGAATAAGATACTATTGTAAATATACAACTAAGATGTGAATGtttgaataataattttatttcaatttcacatGAAAATTTAGAAGTCTCATATACTCACCCATTTTAGGGGCAGAAAGTCAATGAAGCTGCTTGCGACATTGCCCGACAAGTGGCTGATGAAGGAGATGCTTTGGTAGCAGGAGGAGTGAGTCAGACACCTTCATACCTTAGCTGCAAGAGTGAAACTGAAGTCAAAAAAGTATTTCTGCAACAGTTAGAGGTCTTTATGAAGAAGAACGTGGACTTCTTGATTGCAGAGGTAAAGAATAAtgtgaaagataagaaaaatacacCTAGTACATTTTCTCTACCTTTGGCTTTCAAGAGTACTGTGTGGGGTTAGGTGACGATCATAACTAGTAATAGTAATATTTAGTTTTTGAAATCGTTTCCCAATTCAGGGCTTCTGATAAATTTGATTCAGTTAATCTGATATGGTGTTTTTCCAACTTTTTGACTGCAATTTATAGTAAGAAATcattctatttcatttaaaaaatgctaatgggTCACAATTCAAAGTTTGAAAACAGTAATAATGAAGTTTTTAAGCAATAGAATACGTTTTCAAATTGTTTTgggagaggctgggcgtggtggctcacgcctgtaatcccagcactttgggaggccaaggcaggtggatcacaaggccaggagtttgagaccagcttggccaacatggtaaaaccccgtctctactaaaaatacaaaaattagctgggcatggtggtgggcgcctgtaatcccagctacttgggaggttgaggcaggagaattgcttgaaaatgggaggcggaggttgcagtgagctgtactccagtctgggtgaaagagcgaaactctgtcttaaaaaaaaaaaaaaattgttttgggaGAAACGATATTAAAAGTACTCTAACCTTAACTGATTCCAGTATTTTGAACATGTTGAAGAAGCTGTGTGGGCAGTTGAAACCTTGATAGCATCTGGTAAACCTGTGGCAGCAACCATGTGCATTGGCCCGGAAGGAGATTTGCATGGCGTGCCCCCCGGCGAGTGTGCAGTGCGCCTGGTGAAAGCAGGTGATGACAGATTTCAATCAGTTTGTGATTAGTAAGTCTTAAAAGAACACGTGAGTGCACATCTGTCTACGAATCAGTGTATACTACTTTCATTAACATAAAAACCATTAATTTACTTTTGTAAGAATATTGATATTATTGAATCCCAGatggaaaaaagttttaaaaatacacacacatgcatacacacatgcacacacacacaccaggcttCTGAAAGGAGCAACTAGCCCTAGCTGGAGGTTTAACATCTACAAGTAAGGTCTTTAAACATTAATAACTTTTAAGTTAGTTGCCCTGTTTGCCAAAGTTTTTCAGTCTCATAAATTACtagtatattttgctttttataattgGTATAATAAATCAGAAAATCCTTTGATATAAAACACTGACAACCCAGTATATCTTTTGTATAATTGTAAATCCATTCCAAATATTGGGTTTCATTTCATTTAGAAGAAACCCACAGACTGTTTTCAAAACTGCCCCATTTTAAACCCAGAAAATAATTGTCAGGGAAAAAGCCTGACTCACTTTGTATAATAGAGAAATTTTGACTAGCATTTTGTTTAATCTCTGATTTTTACCCAATTCCTGATTTTTCGTGAAAATAACTTTCATACTTGtcattaataataacaaatatttagaTTTAGGGACAAAATTGTATAATCATAATTTTTCATGGGGAAATACAACAACTAGGGGAGAGGCAAGTTAACTTTTTGTAGAAAGATCAGAGGAGGCCTTCATTATCCCTATTGTTAATTGGAATGAATGCATGGCCTGCATCTAATTCTTCCCTCATTCTGTACAGAGTAGATGGCTACAATTTTTTATATCGCTGTATCCTGTTTATATTCTTCATAGCACTTCTCACTTATCTCATTTGTTTAACTGTTTAATGGCTGACTCCCTCACTAGATTATAAGATCCATAAATGCAGAGACTGTTTAGTTCAGTACTAAGTATCCTGTGTCTAGCGTAGCATGTAGCACATAATAGGTCCTTAACAAATAATCTGTCTAGTAAATCTAGTCCATCTTCCAATGTTTAGTTCAAATTATACTTCCATGTATCCTTACATAATTTTTCCTACCCCAAGTGATCACTTTTTCCTCTCAGCAATTGTAACATCTGCTGTTTATACCACTCATTAAGAATAGCCTCAGTCTAGTTTCCAGTCAGCGAGAATGTTAACAGGGTTCTGGGGTTAACTACATTTAGAAAAGGCTGCGCTGAACCGAATTAAGCAgatatcttgttttgttttgttttttgagacagagtcttgtcacactgtcgcccaggctggagtgcaatggcgtgatctctgttcactgccacctccgcctcccaggttcaagcgattctcctgtctcagcctcccgagtagctgggattacgggcacccgccaccatgcccagctaattttttgtatttttcaatagagacagggtttcactatgttggccaggctggtctcgaactcctgaccttatgatccatctgcctcagactcccaaagtgctgggattacaggtgtgagccactgtgcccagccttaagcAGGTATCTTTACTGTGGAACTTATCAAAATCTTTGGTATGTTCACATATATTCCTAGTCTTCAAGAAGGTGATGTAGTGAACAGCTACTTCCTAACTTAATTGATCATGGAACATTATTTTCATGGACCAAACCTTGGAAAACCCTGTGCTAAATTATAAAATCGTTGATGTCAGGAACAATGTCCTCTATTTCTACTTCTCTATAATCTCTTGCAAGGAGGCTTATACCTAAAAGACATCCAATAAATAGCCAacatattattaatttattaatagaaTGAAGTTCAGCAAGGAAAGAGAAACTCTGGCAGCACAACATCCAAAAAAAAAGGTAGCCAAAGGTTTTCAACAGTTTATAGCTTAGTTGATATCAGTGACCTTCCTACTGGGTTCCAGACTTGGATTTTGTGGATATATATACTTGTGAGTATATGTATACACAATctgatgaatatatatacatatatgaagcATACAAGTATATCTATACATacaagtatatgtatatacacacacacatattctggatacatatgtatacacacacacacatacaagtgTATTTACTTCTGGAAACTTGTATATATCCACAATATTCAGGTCTGGAGCCCAATGGGAAGGTCAGGGTAAGAGAGAGAGATCTGGGTATAGATGGTATTGAAAGTCTAGAACAGAAAAGGAAGTttaaaagtgctaggattacaggcatgagccaccacacctggcccaaaaaaGTCCTTTAGAAACAACTTCAGAgttcatcaacaggtgaatggataaaacaaaatgtggtatatccatacaatgaaatatcatgcagcaataagaagaaatgaagttCTCAAACATGCCACAACAGGGATGAGCCTTGgaaacatcatgctaagtaaaCTAAGCCActcacaaaatgacaaatatcatatgattctgtttatatgacatatctagaatgggcaaatccacagagacagaaagtagattcgaGGTTACCAGGGGCTAGCAGAAGGGGAAAATAAGGAGTTAGTCCTTAACGGGTGCAGTTTCTCTTTGGGGTATcgaaaaaaatgtggaaatagtGATAatagttgcacaacattgtgaaccTAATTAATgccacttaaaaatggctaaaatgggccagatgcaggggctcatgcctataatcctagcaccttggaaGGTAAAGGTgtgaggatcgtttgaggccaggagttcacgaccagcctgggcaacataatgaggccctgtatctacaaaaataaaaattttttaaaaggttaaaatgcCTAGTTttacatgatatatattttaccacaatttttaaaattcaaaaaaaaaaaaaaaaggaaagaaagaaaagtcctaTTTGGGAATTCCTCCCACTTTGAGAGGATAGAGTAAAGAATTATTATGTCATGATGCCCTCTCAAATCTTCTGGAGGAGGAAACTTCCAAAATCATGTCTAGTGATTGCCATGGTAAATCATCTTTGGTCCAAATATAGTTAAGAACATAATGACTATAAAGAAAGTTTTTGAAGAAAATGGAATATCTAAAACATATTTTGTTCTCACTAAATCAAACTTCACAACACCAAATTTTACAAGAATACTATAGGAAGACAATCCCATATAGTTGTGAGTCTGGGGAGgctgaaatgtaaattaaaagctTGTCAAAATGACTAATAGGTTAGTAACCACATTGAGTAGCTGAAGTCAAAGGATTTTTGAGATTCTTTTTCCCCAAACTATTAATCCTAGACACAAAATTCCTTCTAGAAAACACATGTCTAAAAAACTTTTTTCTAAATTACATTCTGCTGCTGTGCCCAAGAAGGCTAATGAACTTATTAAGCTGGCCTGGTGAAAAGGAACATTTATTTACACCTCAAGTTAAGCAGTATGATAAACACAGGTGTAATCTAGCAGCTGGGAGTGTTGAAAAATTATTGTGCTTGCAACATAATGTCAAACATTGAAAGTTTGACTACTAAaatttgaagtttaaaaaaactaataatttttgttttgaaaaaagatggacagggctgggcgtggtggttcacacctgtaattccagcactttgtgaggctgaggtgggcagatcatgatgtcaggagatggagaccatcctgaccaagatggtgaaaccctgtctctactaaaattagcccggcgtggtggcatgtgcctgtagtcccagctactcagaaggctgaggcaggagaattgcttgaacctgggaggcagaagctgcagtgagctgagatcgtgccactgcactccagcctgggcaacagagcaagactctgtctcaaacaaacaaacaaacaaagatgaCACTTCAATTATACCAGACTCTTCAAAGCACTTTTCACAGAAAGCGCTTCCTGCCTGCTAGTAATCATTCTCACTCAAAGGTAAGAGAGGTTTGTGGGGAATGAGGACCCAGTGCTATGCTTCCAGTTCATCGTTCCAATTAAAATCttcctgctgggcatggtggctaacgcctgtaatcccaacagtctAGGAGGCcattggatcacttgagctcaggagctcgaaatcagcctaggcaacatggtgaaaccccgtatctatttaaaaaaaaaaaaaaattagccagacatggtggcatacacctgtagtcacagcaacttaggaggctgaggtgggaggattgcttgatcgcttgaggtggaggctgcagtgagctgagatcacaccactgtactccagcctgggcgacagagtaagactttgccttaaaaatataaaaaaagctTCCTGATTCCTGATGAAGAGAGGAGAGCTGGTCCTGCTGGTTTGTGGTACATCCCTAAGGCTATCATGTTCTTCCCACTCACAGGAGCATCCATCATTGGTGTGAACTGCCACTTTGACCCCACCATTAGTTTACAAACAGTGAAGCTCATGAAAGAGGCCTTGGAGGCTGCCCGACTGAAAGCTCACCTGATGAGCCAGCCCTTGGCTTACCACACTCCCGACTGCAACAAGCAAGGATTCATCGATCTCCCAGAATTCCCGTTTGGTAAGACCAACATTTGATAAATCATCTCAATATCTTCATTTGATATTCATGTAAACTCAAGTAAATCTATACCCAGAGATCTTTTGTCATGGTGAAGAGATGGCTTGGTGTCTCCTCATGTTTTGTCCCTGGTTTCTGTCCCTGCAGCCAAAAGCCCCTTGGGTATTAGAGAAGAGCAGAAGGAAAGGATGGTCCTGGCTAGCAAAAAAGACCTCtgaacttaaatataaaacctgagGTGAATCAGTATCTAAATAGGCAACCAATGAGTCATACTTTGGGGTTGGTGAGGATGCCCTCCCATGGGGGAATCAGCAGATATTTAGCTCTAGTTCTAGCTCTGTTGCTAAGTCCTGTCACCTTAGGAAAATCTCTGAATTCCTCTAGCTCTCAAATTCCCTATTGGGAAAATAAGGTTAGACCAGTTATCTCTAAGGTCCTTTTCTCCAATTTTTAATATGGCTCAGCTACTCCAGAGTTTTGGGATTGCAGGCAAGATACCATCATCGAGTGACTGTGTAACAAGTTTTAATGAAGAGACCAAGCAGATGAAGTGAGGGGATACTTGCAGTCCAGGGAGAAGGAAAAGGTTTCCCAGCAGGTTTGGGAAGAGGGGGTGGGTTGATGTCAAAAATTAAGCCAGAGTGGTTAACAGGGACAGGGCATGCCCAGCCTACTTCCTTCTAAGGTCTTTACACCCTATCCTATATTTTATAGGGACCCTTAGGCaagtaagatattttaaaatacaatcacTTTGGAGGAACCA
The Macaca mulatta isolate MMU2019108-1 chromosome 6, T2T-MMU8v2.0, whole genome shotgun sequence DNA segment above includes these coding regions:
- the BHMT gene encoding betaine--homocysteine S-methyltransferase 1, which translates into the protein MPPVGGKKAKKGILERLNAGEIVIGDGGFVFALEKRGYVKAGPWTPEAAVEHPEAVRQLHREFLRAGSNVMQTFTFYASEDKLENRGNYVLEKISGQKVNEAACDIARQVADEGDALVAGGVSQTPSYLSCKSETEVKKVFLQQLEVFMKKNVDFLIAEYFEHVEEAVWAVETLIASGKPVAATMCIGPEGDLHGVPPGECAVRLVKAGASIIGVNCHFDPTISLQTVKLMKEALEAARLKAHLMSQPLAYHTPDCNKQGFIDLPEFPFGLEPRVATRWDIQKYAREAYNLGVRYIGGCCGFEPYHIRAIAEELAPERGFLPPASEKHGSWGSGLDMHTKPWVRARARKEYWENLRIASGRPYNPSMSKPDGWGVTKGTAELMQQKEATTEQQLKELFEKQKFKSQ